The Arachis duranensis cultivar V14167 chromosome 2, aradu.V14167.gnm2.J7QH, whole genome shotgun sequence genome has a window encoding:
- the LOC107474799 gene encoding FT-interacting protein 3: MQRAPPEDFLLKETKPHLGGGKVSGDKLTSTYDLVEQMQYLYVRVSKAKDLPAKDLTGSCDPYVEVRLGNYKGTTRHFEKKTNPEWNQVFAFSKDRIQASTLEVTVKDKDVVKDDFIGRVWFDLNEIPKRVPPDSPLAPQWYRLEDKNGNKAKGELMLAVWMGTQADEAFPEAWHSDAATVSGADALANIRSKVYLSPKLWYLRVNLIEAQDLQPSDKGRYPEVFVKAILGNQALRTRISQSRTINPMWNEDLMFVAAEPFEEPLILSVEDRVAPNKEEVLGRCMIPLQMVDRRFDHKPVNTRWVNLEKHVVIMEGDKKKEIKFASRLHVRICLEGGYHVLDESTHYSSDLRPTAKQLWKSSIGVLELGILNAQGLMPMKTKDGRGTTDSYCVAKYGQKWVRTRTIIDSFAPRWNEQYTWEVFDPCTVITIGVFDNCHLHGGDKGGGARDSRIGKVRIRLSTLETDRVYTHSYPLLVLYPNGVKKMGEIHLAVRFTCSSLLNMMHMYSQPLLPKMHYIHPLTVSQLDSLRHQATQIVSMRLSRAEPPLRKEIVEYMLDVGSHMWSMRRSKANFFRIMGVLSGLIAVGKWFDQICNWKNPITTVLIHILFIILVMYPELILPTIFLYLFLIGVWYYRWRPRHPPHMDTRLSHADSAHPDELDEEFDTFPTTKPSDIVRMRYDRLRSIAGRIQTVVGDLATQGERLQSLLSWRDPRATALFVIFCLVAAIVLYVTPFQVVALLAGIYVLRHPRFRHKLPSVPLNFFRRLPARTDCML; this comes from the coding sequence ATGCAGAGGGCACCGCCGGAGGACTTTTTGTTGAAGGAGACAAAGCCCCACCTCGGAGGTGGGAAGGTCTCCGGCGACAAGCTTACCAGCACCTATGATCTTGTTGAGCAAATGCAGTACCTTTATGTGAGGGTTTCAAAGGCGAAAGACTTGCCTGCTAAGGATCTCACTGGCAGTTGTGACCCTTATGTAGAAGTCAGGCTGGGAAATTACAAAGGTACCACCCGGCATTTCGAGAAGAAGACTAATCCCGAATGGAACCAGGTCTTCGCCTTCTCGAAAGACCGGATTCAGGCTTCGACGCTGGAGGTTACTGTGAAGGATAAGGATGTGGTGAAGGATGACTTCATTGGTCGCGTCTGGTTTGACCTCAATGAGATACCCAAGAGGGTTCCTCCAGATAGCCCTCTTGCGCCGCAGTGGTATAGGCTAGAGGACAAAAATGGCAACAAGGCGAAGGGCGAGCTAATGTTGGCTGTTTGGATGGGTACTCAAGCTGATGAAGCATTTCCTGAAGCATGGCATTCGGATGCAGCCACCGTTAGTGGAGCCGATGCTCTTGCAAACATTCGATCGAAAGTGTATCTGTCTCCTAAGCTTTGGTATTTGAGGGTTAATTTGATAGAGGCACAAGACTTGCAGCCGAGCGACAAGGGTAGATACCCTGAAGTTTTTGTGAAGGCAATTCTGGGAAATCAGGCATTGAGGACTAGGATCTCCCAGAGCAGAACTATCAATCCAATGTGGAATGAGGATTTGATGTTTGTGGCCGCAGAACCATTTGAGGAGCCACTGATTTTGAGTGTGGAAGACAGAGTTGCCCCTAACAAAGAGGAAGTATTGGGGAGGTGTATGATTCCATTACAGATGGTAGACAGGAGATTCGATCACAAACCGGTGAACACTAGGTGGGTTAATCTCGAAAAACATGTCGTAATCATGGAAGGGGACAAGAAGAAGGAAATCAAGTTTGCAAGCAGGCTTCATGTGAGGATCTGCCTAGAAGGTGGTTATCATGTTTTGGATGAATCAACTCACTACAGCAGTGACCTTCGTCCAACAGCGAAACAACTATGGAAATCCAGTATTGGAGTTCTCGAATTGGGGATATTAAATGCTCAGGGTTTGATGCCAATGAAAACGAAAGATGGTAGGGGGACGACGGATTCATATTGTGTAGCAAAATATGGGCAAAAGTGGGTGCGGACGAGGACAATCATCGATAGCTTTGCACCGAGATGGAACGAGCAATATACTTGGGAGGTTTTTGATCCTTGCACTGTCATTACAATTGGTGTCTTTGATAACTGTCACTTGCATGGTGGTGATAAGGGTGGAGGGGCAAGAGATTCAAGGATCGGAAAGGTAAGGATTCGTCTTTCCACCCTCGAGACTGATCGTGTGTATACGCATTCGTATCCTCTTCTAGTTCTTTACCCGAATGGGGTGAAGAAAATGGGTGAAATTCACTTGGCTGTGAGGTTTACTTGTTCCTCTTTGCTTAACATGATGCACATGTATTCACAACCACTGCTTCCTAAGATGCATTACATTCACCCCTTGACTGTCAGCCAGCTCGACAGTTTGAGGCATCAAGCTACTCAGATTGTTTCGATGAGGCTTAGTCGTGCCGAGCCACCGTTGAGAAAGGAGATAGTGGAATACATGTTGGATGTTGGTTCCCACATGTGGAGTATGAGAAGAAGCAAGGCAAACTTTTTCAGGATCATGGGAGTTTTGAGTGGATTGATTGCTGTGGGAAAATGGTTTGATCAGATTTGCAATTGGAAAAACCCCATCACAACGGTTCTGATACATATCTTGTTTATCATATTGGTTATGTACCCTGAGCTTATCTTACCCACCATATTCCTTTACCTCTTCTTGATCGGAGTTTGGTACTATAGATGGCGGCCGAGGCATCCTCCTCACATGGACACCCGTCTCTCTCACGCAGATTCGGCTCACCCCGACGAACTAGATGAAGAATTCGACACTTTCCCGACCACCAAGCCTTCTGACATTGTGAGGATGCGATATGATCGGCTCCGAAGTATTGCTGGGAGGATACAGACTGTTGTTGGTGACCTGGCGACTCAAGGGGAAAGGCTGCAGTCTTTGCTCAGCTggagagatccaagagcaaccGCGCTTTTTGTCATTTTCTGTCTTGTCGCTGCCATTGTACTGTATGTCACGCCATTCCAAGTTGTCGCCCTCCTGGCTGGAATTTATGTCTTGCGACATCCAAGGTTCCGCCACAAGCTTCCGTCCGTGCCGCTCAATTTCTTCAGGAGACTGCCTGCAAGAACCGACTGCATGCTTTGA